The window AACCCCTCCCGGGTCGATTTCTGAAGAACGATGTCCGCCAGGCGTTGAAGGGAGTTGATGGTCCTGTGCGCGCCGGACGGAAGAAGGAGAACGTGGATGTCGGGATCCCCTTCCGCCGCCTCCAGCACGTCTTCGAGCACCGCCCTGCCTTCGGGGTCGTCCGTGGCCTCTCCCCCGGCCAGAACGAGCTGGACGGGAGTCACCTTGCGGACCAGCCGGTACGCCTGGATGACGCCGACCGGATCCTTGAACCGGTCGAACCGGGAGATCTGGACGAGGAGCGGACGTTCCGGGTCGAGGCCGAATTCCGCCCGCACGCCCGACAGCTCCGCCGGGTGCAGCTCCCGGTTCTTTTCGCTCAGCGGGTCGATGCTCGGCGGGACAAGGAACTGGGGATGCGGAAGGGGTTGGGCGAATTCGGCCATCGAAAATATGCTGGCGTCGTACTTCTCCACGAACGTCCGCAGCACCTTCCAGACGGGGCGGAACGGACTGCTGATGTCGATGTGCGCCCGCCAGATCCAACGCCCCTTCCGGTTCGGGCAAAACCTGAGGAGGTATGCAGGCTGGGGGTCGTGGATGACGACGATGTCCGCTTCCTCCAACAGGGGGCGCAGCCTCACGGCGTTTTTCTCGTTTACGTCCTGGTAGATTCTCCAGTCCTTCTTGGGCAGGTCGACGATTTTTCCCTGGAGGCCGTTGTGGATCGCCTTGGTGATCTCGAAAAACCGGGAATCGCCGTGGATCACCTCCCAGGAGGCGTCCACCCCCACATCGCGCATATGGGGCACCATCCACTCCAGGATCTCGGCGACTCCGCCCCCTTCCCGCGTCGAGTTCACGTGGACCACCCGGAGCCCCGCGAGCTTCTCCCCGATGCGCCGAAGCTGCGCCACGGCGGAGGAACCGACGATCGCCTCGTAGGCGGACAACGCGGGGCTCATCTCGCATCCCCGGCGCCCGCCACCGCATTC of the Deltaproteobacteria bacterium genome contains:
- a CDS encoding glycosyltransferase, encoding MSPALSAYEAIVGSSAVAQLRRIGEKLAGLRVVHVNSTREGGGVAEILEWMVPHMRDVGVDASWEVIHGDSRFFEITKAIHNGLQGKIVDLPKKDWRIYQDVNEKNAVRLRPLLEEADIVVIHDPQPAYLLRFCPNRKGRWIWRAHIDISSPFRPVWKVLRTFVEKYDASIFSMAEFAQPLPHPQFLVPPSIDPLSEKNRELHPAELSGVRAEFGLDPERPLLVQISRFDRFKDPVGVIQAYRLVRKVTPVQLVLAGGEATDDPEGRAVLEDVLEAAEGDPDIHVLLLPSGAHRTINSLQRLADIVLQKSTREG